From the genome of Syntrophorhabdaceae bacterium:
GTATGGGATCTCGAGCACAGCAACTATTTGCCCAGCAGGGTGTAAAGGTAATTACAGGTGCACAGGGTGAAGATCCAAAAGAATTAGTGGAGCAATACCTAAAAGGCCTGCTTAAGACCGGGGCAAATACCTGTGACCATTAAAGGCGTAGGAGGTATTAATGCCTATATATGAATACAGGTGTAAAGAGTGTGGCGCCATCTCTGAATATTTGGTAGGTGTAGGAAAGAGAGATAATGATATAGTAAGATGCAGGGTCTGTGGGGCTAACAACCTGGAAAAAGTCCTTTCTACAGCCAATCTCTCAAAGCGTGGACATATGATTTCCACACAGGGTGGCAAAACCTGTTGTGGAAAAGAAGAGCGCTGTAGCACTCCACCCTGCTCAACAGGTGGTGGTTGCAGAAGATAAAAACAAAGAAAGCGTAATGTAAATAAAAAAACTGCTGGTAAATCTGTTCATGAAAAGCATGGACTATCATTTTTTCATATCAAAAGGGGAAGAA
Proteins encoded in this window:
- a CDS encoding zinc ribbon domain-containing protein, whose protein sequence is MPIYEYRCKECGAISEYLVGVGKRDNDIVRCRVCGANNLEKVLSTANLSKRGHMISTQGGKTCCGKEERCSTPPCSTGGGCRR